Proteins from a genomic interval of Geodermatophilus obscurus DSM 43160:
- a CDS encoding four-helix bundle copper-binding protein, protein MTVASQMLETYPADLGGIDRQKLAACIEACFECAQSCTACADACLSEEMVDQLRTCIRTNLDCADVCDTTGRVLSRHTGYDANLTRAVLEACAAACKACGDECAGHAEMHEHCRICAEACRRCQSACRELIDSLG, encoded by the coding sequence GTGACCGTTGCCAGCCAGATGCTCGAGACCTACCCCGCCGACCTCGGGGGCATCGACCGGCAGAAGCTTGCCGCCTGCATCGAGGCCTGCTTCGAGTGCGCCCAGTCGTGCACCGCCTGCGCGGACGCCTGTCTGAGCGAGGAGATGGTCGACCAGTTGCGGACGTGCATCCGCACCAACCTCGACTGCGCCGACGTCTGCGACACCACCGGCCGGGTGCTCTCCCGGCACACCGGCTACGACGCCAACCTGACCCGCGCCGTCCTCGAGGCCTGCGCCGCGGCCTGCAAGGCCTGCGGCGACGAGTGCGCGGGCCACGCCGAGATGCACGAGCACTGCCGCATCTGCGCCGAGGCCTGCCGGCGCTGCCAGAGCGCCTGCCGGGAGCTCATCGACTCCCTCGGCTGA